AGCACAGAACCCGCTCTTCTTCCTGAGCTGCTCCCAGACCCCTGTGGGGCCGCAGGGCGTCCAGGCCCGGCGTCCCACCCCAAGGGCCAAGGCCGTGGGTTCCATGGCAGTCCAAGGACAGGCCCAACTCACAGTCCACATCCTCTGGAATGATGGGGATGCGCTGGCTCAGGTCCCGGGCCCCTGGGTGGCAGCTGGGCGGGGCCTCCTGGGCGAGCGTGTACTGCACGCTCACCGAGCAGTCCTCAGTGTAGCAGCCGCTGCCCCCTCCGCCACCATGGGCCACCTGCTTCTCTTCATAGAAGCAGCAGGGCAGGCCCTCATATTTCACCCCATCTGTCCTGGGCAAATGGTCTGGGTGAAGGCCATATAGGCCCTGGGAGCTTCCCGGCTGTGACTCCCCACCTGTGGGGCCACAGCCCTCACAGAGCGGGGTGCCCAGGAACAAGGTGCTGCCCCCCGCTGCTCCTACGCCGGGCTCCAGTGCGGAGGGCTGGAGCTCGCAGCAGCAGGCACACGAGGGCCCCTCATGGCTCCCCTTCCAGGTCCTCCTGAGGTCCGGGGTGGCCCCAGGAGAAGCCTCGAGCCCCACTTCTGAGGTAGAGCTATTGGGCGCCCTGTGCTCCAGGGAGGAGTTGCTGCTGTAGTCCATCTCAAGGCTGCAGGTGGACAGCCGGTCCCCCACgggagaggcagggccaggccaaGGCTCTCCCCGCCCAGCGCCTGGACTGTGGGCTGTCAGGAGCTCCTCAGGTGGCAGGGAGCCCTCGAGGCGCATGACAGGCCCCCAGCCAGAGGTGCCCGAGCCCCCTACGTCACTGGTGCGACAGGGGCTCCGGCTGCGGTAGATGAAGGGGTCATAGTCGCTGCTGAGGGAGCTGCGGAAGGTGGAGCAGCTCCCGTACACGCCTTGGTTGCTGACCTCAGTGCAGTCCACCACGGAGTCACTGGAGGAGCAGTGGCACTggccagagctgctgctgctgctgctgctgtcactgcCCGGGCAGTCGGCCAGGTAGCCACTGCACACCGAGCGGTGGCCGTGGTAGCAGCTAAAGCTGGATGTGCTGCCACTCTCCAGGTGGGAGGGCGGGGCCATGTGCACCACGGTGGGGAAGAGCAGGCTGCTGCTGCCACTCGGGGGAAAGGCACGGGAAGGGCCCCTGGGAGCGAGGCTGGGTGCAGCCTGACCCTCCTGCTCAGGGTAGCTGAGGCCCTGGAAGTAGTAGTGTTGGTACATGGTCTCATACTGGGAGAAGCAAGCTGCCTTGGAAAAGCTGCGGCCGCTGAACTTGGGCCTGCGGAAGGGGTGGGCTGGCGAATAGGCCCGGTGCtccaggccacagtggtgaggGGCCAGGGTGTGGTCCAGGTGGAGGGGTGGGTAGCCGCGGATGTAGGCGGGGGTTTGTGGCGAATAGAGGCTCTGCTCCCCGTGCCGGTCCATGGTCAGCAGTGTGACGGGGTTCCCATGGGAGTCCATGCTTGTCCTTGTAGGGTAGGCTGGGATGGCGTTGGTCCTGTGCACGCGGCCGGGGTAGTGCACCGGCAAGATCACCCTCTGCTGCCGGCTGCGTGCGAGGTTGCTGGTCTCCACGCACATGGTGCTTGGGTTTCCCTTTTGttctggggagaaggggaggaaggaaagtcagCAGCTGAGCACGCTGGGGGCAGGGGCTAGGAGGGATGAATCAGGGCAAAGACTGAAGCAGCAGGCTTGATCACATGCCAAGGTGCCCAGTCTAAGGTGTCACCAAACTCAGCCATGCTGCCAGAGCTGACCAGCTTCTCTATTTGAAAGGTGGCCACACCTGTCAGGGCCCATCTCCCATCTCCCCACAGGAGTTTGCAGAGAGCAACAGGataggatacaaagatgaaactCATTTCCCTCTTAGAAAAAGAACTACTCTGAGTGCACCCTGTGTTCCAGCCCCCTCACCCAACACCACAGTGACACAGAAGCAGCACCACAACCCTGTAGCACTGGGCAGAGGCAAGCGTCATCACTGTCATTCCCGCTAAAGAGATCGCGGGCCTAAGGCCTGGAGAGGCCAgatgccttgcccaaggtcagaaaACTGGTTCACGTGAAGGCCAAGACTTGAACTCAGGGCAATTCTTCAGGCCAGGCTCTCCTCAGGGTCTGGAGGCCTGGTGACCTCCAGAACCCAAAGTTGCCATGCCTCCAAGTCCAGATGGCAATGCTTGGTGGCCTTGCTCATGCACCAGCCTGTAGCATACGCCACGCTCTTGCTAGGCACTCGGTAGGGACAGTGACTCTTCAGCAACGATGAAGGCATGTGACAGTTACCTATGATGTTGTGCCGACAGTGGGGGCAGGTGTGGTGCTGCAGCAGCCATGGGTCCACGCACTTCCTGTGAAAGCGGTGAGTACAAGGGATAACCCGCAGctcctgggaagggagagaggacgCACAGCCTGAAGGGAGGGCACAGGTGGAGGGCAGTTCTGCCTCAGCCCCGCATGTGCTTCTTCCTGGAGCCCAGTGTGGACCAAGGAGCCCTGTTCCCCATACCAGGGCCCAgagtctctctccccttcctcctccccatctctagCTACAGGTAGACTCAATTCCCTGGAGTCAGAGCCCACGCACGGGTTCCAGGGAAAAGGAAATGGCCATCAGTGAGCCCCAACCATGGCCTTCAGAGGTAAGGGAGAAAACACAGAGGCAGGCTCCTGTCCTGTCACAGAAGGAGGGCACTCACATTCATGCCGCACACAAGGGAAGACTGGAGCCATGTGCTAGTGCAGATGGGCAGCCTGGGCGTGAGGAGAGAGGGCGAGTACACCCCAAGATCTCCTGCATCTCTGAGATGGTGGCTGCCTCCAGGTACCCCAAATGGGGACCAGTAGAAAGGAAGATGCCCAGGACTCAGGATTGAGGGGTTGGGCAGCAAAGGGGCAAAGTTCTCCTGTGCTTTCCTTCACTGGGCCCTGAACACTCACCTAGGGCACATGGTTTATAACAAAGCAGCCTGTGTGGAGAGCAGGTGATGGGGTTTTCTGAGGGAGAACCGCCTCTGGAGTTCCTGAGCCCAGGCACCCTCCAAATTTGctcattttactttgtttttccattctctcaCCAGCTTAATGCAATAAGATTCAAACTAATATCTAATGCTGTGCTGGACCGTGGCAAGAGTTCTACCTGTATTTTCTCATGTAACCTTTGTGATCACCTGGAGTGCAGGACATTCTCGGGCCTGTGTCACAAGCACAGGCATAGAGcatgaagtcacttgcccaagatcacaaagctagaACCCGCCTGggccaggattagaacccaggcagtctgcACCTAGAGACCATGCAAGACTCGATTAATCTAAAGGCCTCTGCAAAAACTCACTTTTCATCCAACAGCCTACACAGCAGTAGAACACTTCATCAAAGGGGCATCAAATGTCTGCAGCTAACA
This genomic stretch from Equus przewalskii isolate Varuska chromosome 7, EquPr2, whole genome shotgun sequence harbors:
- the ZNRF3 gene encoding E3 ubiquitin-protein ligase ZNRF3 isoform X1 → MRPRSGGRPGAPGCRRRRLRRRPRGPRGRRLPPPPPLPLLLGLLLAAAGPGAARAKETAFVEVVLFESSPSGDYTTYTTGLTGRFSRAGATLSAEGEIVQMHPLGLCNNNDEEDLYEYGWVGVVKLEQPELDPKPCLTVLGKAKRAVQRGATAVIFDVSENPEAIDQLNQGSEDPLKRPVVYVKGADAIKLMNIVNKQKVARARIQHRPPRQPTEYFDMGIFLAFFVVVSLVCLILLVKIKLKQRRSQNSMNRLAVQALEKMETRKFNSKSKGRREGSCGALDTLSSSSTSDCAICLEKYIDGEELRVIPCTHRFHRKCVDPWLLQHHTCPHCRHNIIEQKGNPSTMCVETSNLARSRQQRVILPVHYPGRVHRTNAIPAYPTRTSMDSHGNPVTLLTMDRHGEQSLYSPQTPAYIRGYPPLHLDHTLAPHHCGLEHRAYSPAHPFRRPKFSGRSFSKAACFSQYETMYQHYYFQGLSYPEQEGQAAPSLAPRGPSRAFPPSGSSSLLFPTVVHMAPPSHLESGSTSSFSCYHGHRSVCSGYLADCPGSDSSSSSSSSGQCHCSSSDSVVDCTEVSNQGVYGSCSTFRSSLSSDYDPFIYRSRSPCRTSDVGGSGTSGWGPVMRLEGSLPPEELLTAHSPGAGRGEPWPGPASPVGDRLSTCSLEMDYSSNSSLEHRAPNSSTSEVGLEASPGATPDLRRTWKGSHEGPSCACCCELQPSALEPGVGAAGGSTLFLGTPLCEGCGPTGGESQPGSSQGLYGLHPDHLPRTDGVKYEGLPCCFYEEKQVAHGGGGGSGCYTEDCSVSVQYTLAQEAPPSCHPGARDLSQRIPIIPEDVDCELGLSLDCHGTHGLGPWGGTPGLDALRPHRGLGAAQEEERVLCCQARAPLPPGCLLEEAGATRANFPGASQDTQESNATATEAAGESRR
- the ZNRF3 gene encoding E3 ubiquitin-protein ligase ZNRF3 isoform X2, yielding MHPLGLCNNNDEEDLYEYGWVGVVKLEQPELDPKPCLTVLGKAKRAVQRGATAVIFDVSENPEAIDQLNQGSEDPLKRPVVYVKGADAIKLMNIVNKQKVARARIQHRPPRQPTEYFDMGIFLAFFVVVSLVCLILLVKIKLKQRRSQNSMNRLAVQALEKMETRKFNSKSKGRREGSCGALDTLSSSSTSDCAICLEKYIDGEELRVIPCTHRFHRKCVDPWLLQHHTCPHCRHNIIEQKGNPSTMCVETSNLARSRQQRVILPVHYPGRVHRTNAIPAYPTRTSMDSHGNPVTLLTMDRHGEQSLYSPQTPAYIRGYPPLHLDHTLAPHHCGLEHRAYSPAHPFRRPKFSGRSFSKAACFSQYETMYQHYYFQGLSYPEQEGQAAPSLAPRGPSRAFPPSGSSSLLFPTVVHMAPPSHLESGSTSSFSCYHGHRSVCSGYLADCPGSDSSSSSSSSGQCHCSSSDSVVDCTEVSNQGVYGSCSTFRSSLSSDYDPFIYRSRSPCRTSDVGGSGTSGWGPVMRLEGSLPPEELLTAHSPGAGRGEPWPGPASPVGDRLSTCSLEMDYSSNSSLEHRAPNSSTSEVGLEASPGATPDLRRTWKGSHEGPSCACCCELQPSALEPGVGAAGGSTLFLGTPLCEGCGPTGGESQPGSSQGLYGLHPDHLPRTDGVKYEGLPCCFYEEKQVAHGGGGGSGCYTEDCSVSVQYTLAQEAPPSCHPGARDLSQRIPIIPEDVDCELGLSLDCHGTHGLGPWGGTPGLDALRPHRGLGAAQEEERVLCCQARAPLPPGCLLEEAGATRANFPGASQDTQESNATATEAAGESRR